ATTCCCTTCGAGGGCGACGCCCAGCTTTTCCAGTTGCGGCCATCCAGCTATTCGACGCGGCATTGTTCGGCCCAGGTGACGCATAACGAAGTTCAATTAAGATATGAAGTTACAAGTAATGACAAGGACAGGTTGGAAAATAACATCAATCAGGATGTCGGTTATTTGCAAAGCAACGTAGCCCAAATTCAGAAGGATGTGGCCGAGTACAACCATCAGCTGCCATCCCACGTAAGGCAGGCGGTCACATCTCGCAAGCAACTGCTGTTGGAGCAAATGAACCTGGTGGCGGGGTTAAACATCCCCGTCCGCCGCCGTGAATCCGCCTCGCAAACCTACGCCGTGCCTGCGATCAAGCGAAAGCCGCGTATCGAGCGGCCCGTGGTGCCCAAAGGCTCATTCCAGCCGGAACCGGCCTGGCCAATGGAAGAATACGAACACATATTGAGCGTAATCCAAAATATGTCGCTTGTGCTTGAGCGGAGCCCGTCGGCATTTGCCAACATGAACGAAGAGGCGTTACGCACGCATTTCCTGGTGCAGCTTAACGGGCACTACGATGGAGCTACCGGGGAAACGTTCAATCAATCGGGAAAGACAGATATTCTGATCAAAGAAAAAGATCGCAATGTGTTCATTGCGGAATGCAAATTCTGGACCGGCCCGGGCGCCTTTCCCGAATGCATCGATCAGCTGCTCGGCTACACGTCATGGCGGGATACGAAAACGGCGATCCTGCTCTTTAACCGGAACAAGGACATGAGTAACGTCCTGGAGCAGATTCCGGGGCTGGTTAAGGCTCACCCGAATTTCAAGCAGGAAAAGCCCGGCCAGATGACAGATACGCAGTTCCGCTACCTGTTCCATCAAAATGGCGATAAAAATCGTGAATTCTATCTGACGGTCTGCGTTTTCAACGTGCCATCGAGTTGAAAGCAGCCTCAGCCGTTTTCATCGGCTGTCGAGCGGCGAAACGCCAAGCAGATGGTGCAGCGAATCGCTGGCGGCCATTACGTCGCGGGCATCGCCCGCCATCAGCATCCGGTCTTTCAACGCCTTAAGCTCCGGGCCGGTCATGCGGCCTGTGGCCGCTAGAAGCGGCTCGTAGCCTGCCTGCAGGGCGTAGCTGGTATGCAGGCTGCTTGCGTCGCCAGTACCGGGTGCTTCGACGCGTAGGCGGCGGTGGAACTCGATCTCTAGCCGGAAGAGCTGTTCCAGTGGCGTCATGGCAAGCCTCGGCTATGGCCGGTAAATCTGGGTGAACCGGCGAACAGTATACGTTTGGCCATGCAGCAGGTAAAGTGGATGCCGAAAGGAGCCAAGCGGCATGCGACAGAATTGGAAGCGGAGAAGGCCGGACGACCTGATTTCGGCGGCGGAACTCGCCAGCTTCGTCTACTGCCCGGAGCAGTGGCGGTTGGAACAGGCGTTGGGGCTGGCTCCGACCAACCAAGCGGAGCGTAAAGCTGGCGAAAGGCATCATGACCGCAAGGCGGTTGCCGAGCAGATCGCTGGCGGTTCGATCAACCTGGGGCGGCGGCTGGCGGCGGCAGCCATCGCGTTGGCCGTGGCGGGCGTTCTCCTGCTGTGGGGGTGGCGATGACTAGCCTGCCCTTCTGGCTGCTGGGCACCGCCGCCGCAGCGTTGCTCCTGGGCATGCTGCTGATGCTGCTGGGCCGAAACATGAGGCGCCGCCGGGGGTTGAGCGGCGGCAAAACAGTTTCGCTGGATAGGGTGACGCTCACCTCACGCCGCTTAAGGCTAACGGGCCGTCCCGACCGCATGGTGCAAACCGATGGCACCCTCATCCCGGAAGAGTGGAAATCCGCCAGAAAACCAAGCCCTTCGCATGTGGCACAGCTGGGCGTTTACTTCCTGCTGATCGAGGATCAGCTGCGCGTGCGGCCGCCGCACGGCTTCATCGTCACCGGCGACGGCAACCGGCACCTGATCGAAAACACCGCCGAGATGAGGGGCTGGGTGATGGAGCTGGCCGGGCAGCTGCGGGCGGCAAGGGCGAATCCGGGCGTGCCGATACAGGTCAACCCCTTCCCCGGCCAGTGCCGCAGATGCGGGCAGCGGGAGAATTGCGGGCAGGCCAGGCTCTAAATCGGTCGGGTTGACAGGAAGAGCTTGATGTGGGAGCAAGATTAACCGAATCTAAACCCTTTCATCCGCAAAGCCTTTGGGTAACCGTCAATGACAGCCGCCGCCGATCCAATTCGCCAGTTCGTCGATTACGCCAAGACGTTGAGCGGCGACGAAAAAGGCGAAGCTCAGGTATTCTGCGATCGGCTGTTCAAGGCTTTCGGCCATGCGGGGTACAAAGAGGCAGGCGCCACGCTCGAATACCGGGTGAAGGGTGCGGGCAAGAGCACCAGATTCGCCGACCTGCTCTGGCGGCCACGGCTGCTGATCGAGATGAAGAAGCGTGGCGAAAAGCTCCAGCGGCACTACTCCCAAGCCTTTGAATACTGGCTCGACCTCGTGCCGCATAGACCTAAATATGTTGTCCTATGTAATTTTGACGAATTCTGGATTTACGACTTCGACCTTCAGCTCAACGACCCAGTGGATAGGGTCGCCATCGCTGATCTGCCGCACCGGTCTACGGCCTTCAATTTCCTGTATCCGATCGAGAAAAAACCTCAGTTCGGCAACAATCGCGTCGATGTGACGCGGGCGGCGGCGGACAAGGTTGCCGCCGTCTTCAACTCGCTGGTCGGCCGCGGCGAGGACAGGGAGCAAGCCCAACGCTTCGCTTTGCAATGCGTCGTGGCCATGTTCTCCGAAGACGCCGAGCTGCTGCCGCGTGGCTTATTCTCCGAACTGCTTGCCGATTGCAAGGGCGGCGAAAGCACCTACGACCTGGTCGGCGGCCTCTTCCGCCAGATGAACAGCGAGCATCCGGCACGCGGCGGGCGGTTCAAGAACGTCAGGTATTTCAACGGGGGCGTTTTCCAGACGATCAACCCCATCGAGCTGACGCCGGAGGAAATCGACCTGCTCCTCGACGCCTCGGCGGAAAACTGGAGCAAGGTGCAGCCGCCCATCTTCGGTACGCTGTTTCAAAGCAGCATGGGCAAGGTGAAGCGGCACGCCTTCGGTGCCCATTTCACAAGCGAAGCCGACATTCAAAAGGTCGTGCTGCCCACGATCGTGCGGCCATGGCGGGAGCGAATTGAAGCGGCGGATTCGCTCAAAGACCTCCGAAACCTGCTGGCCGAGCTGCGGAGATTCCACATTCTCGACCCGGCCTGCGGCAGCGGCAACTTCCTGTACGTCGCCTACCGGGAGCTGAAACGGTTAGAGCTGACCCTGATGGCGAAGGTTCATGCCAAATTCGGGCGCCGTTCCCGCGAGGCGGTCGGCACTAGCTCGATGGTCAGCACCAAGCAGCTGTTCGGTATCGAGAAAGACGAATTCGGTGTCGAGCTGGCCAAGGTTACCTTGATGCTGGCGAAGGAGCTGGCTATCGACGACAGCCGGGCTTGGATCGACACGGAGCAGCTTGACTTGCCAATCGAATTCGACGAAGCCCTGCCGCTGGACAACTTGGATGCGAATATTATATGTGCTGATGCGTTGTTTGCGTCATGGCCAAAAGCCCAAGCCATCATCGGGAATCCGCCGTACCAGTCGAAAAACAAAATGCAGCAGGAATACGGCCCTGCTTATCTGAACCGGCTGAGGAAGCGTTACCCGGATGTGCCCGGACGGGCGGATTACTGCGTCTACTGGTTTCGGCGTTCCCATGATGAGCTACCGCCTGGCGGGCACGCAGGATTGGTCGGCACCAACACGATTCGCCAAAACTATTCCCGCGAAGGCGGCTTGGATTACATCGTCGCCCATGGGGGCACGATTACTGAAGCCGTCTCAACGCAGGTATGGTCGGGTGATGCGGTTGTGCATGTGTCGATTGCTAACTGGGTCAAAGGCGAGCAGCCGGGCAAGAAGAAGATTTTTACCCAAGCGGGCGATTTGCGGGAAAGCCCGTGGGAAGTATTCGAGGTTGAGCGGATCGGCCCGGCATTGTCGGTATCGCTGGACGTGACCGAGGCCCAGCGGCTTAGGGTTAATATCGAATCAGGTGCATGCTACCAAGGGCAGACGCACGGCCACGAAGGGTTTTTGCTTACGATCGAGGAAGCATCTGCCATGATCAAGTGCGGAAAGGCCGATGTGGGCGTTCTGTTCCCTTACCTGACGGGTGATGATCTCCTATCGCACAATCCGCCCGCACCGCAAAGGTTCGTTATCGATTTCCAGCCACGGAACATGCTGGCCGCCAGCCGCTACGATACGCTTTTCAGTCGGCTCAAATCGAGTGTGCTGCCCACCCGCCAACAGGCGGCGGCGAAAGAAACAGCCCGGAACGAGGAGGCGGCGAAGGAGAATCCGAAGGCCAAACTGAATCAGCATCATCAGAATTTTCTGAACCGCTGGTGGTTGCTGTCGTATCCTCGCCCCGAGCTGACGGCGAAAATCGCATCGATGCCGCGATACATCGCATGTGCACGCGTCACGAAACGGCCCATCTTCCAGTTCGTCTCAAAGTCGATTCGGCCCAGCGACGCTCTTCAGGTGTTCACGCTGGCAGATGATTATTCGTATGGGATTTTGCAATCCGGGATTCACTGGGCGTGGTTCATGGCACGCTGTTCGACGCTGAAGGGAGATTTCCGCTACACCTCGGATACGGTTTTCGATTCCTTTCCATGGCCTCAGTCGCCAACCCTTCAGCAGGCAAAAGATGTCGCCAAGGCGTCGTTGTCACTACGCCAGTTCCATCGCCAGGCAATGGCTGAAAATGAATGGAGCCTGCGTGAGCTTTACCGGACGCTTGATCTTCCCGGACATAATCCGCTGAAGACGGCTCAGGATAAGTTGGATACGGCCGTGCGAGCAGCTTACGGTATGAAAGCAAGGGATGCAGTGCTTTCGTTCCTGCTCGCACTCAACGCCGATCTCGCCGGTAAGGAAGCGTCCATGCAGCCTGTAATCGGCCCTGGTTTGCCGCCGGTGGTCAAACAGGCTGCTCCTTTCATCACCGACGACTGCATCGGTCAGGAATGAAAGGCGAGGATGGCACGCGGTATCCGATCGAGACTACGACCCCCACGGGCCTTTCATGGCCGAGGAGATGCAAGATGAGCGAAGTGTCCGAGGTGCCCGTTTACTTCACTTGCCGTGGCCAAACCTTTCGCGGTATCGCCCGATTCCGCGAAACCCAATTCCCTGGGTCCTGGAACCATATCAGCCTGGGTGGGAGGCTTCTAAAGACAGGCGGGTGGGATTTCGAGCTTGCTTACAAGGAGCTGGGGGACGACAAGTTCGAAATTTCGAGCGAACAGGTGGAAGATTTGAAAGCCGGGCGGAGCGTCCAGGTGGAATTTATCGTTGGCGAGCCCGTGACGGTCGAGCCTGGGGAATATTTGCCAGCAGCAGATGACCGTCAGCAAGGTAAGCTCTTCGACACCTGAGAGTAGAGCAACCGGCCTAAGCAGTCAGCGGCCCTTGCCCTTCTCCAGCTGGTCGAGGGCGGCACGGGCTAACGCCGCTTCCTTTGATTCGCGGTAGTCGCGTACCACCAGCTTCAGGATGTTGATGCCTTTCTGCTTCTGGCCGCGTTCGATAGCCTGCCCTGCGGCTTCTACCAACTGGTGGGCAACCTGATCGTCGGGCGTTGCCGGCACACCGCTCCTCGGGCCGTCCATGCCATCGCCAGCCGATTTCCACGCCTTCAGCACCTCGCGTTCCTCGGCCTGGCCGAGCGTTTCCAGCCTGCCCCCCGGGCGTGCTTCCCGCCCCTTGAGCTTGGCCGCATGGCCGTTGGTTTTGGCATCGTGCTGGGTCATGGGCGGACGGTAGAGCAGATGTGCCGATGCGTCAATGAATACGCTCCGTGCGTCCGGCGTTAATCAGTTCTCGATTCACAAGCGTTAAATGCTTCCGCATGTCAGTCGTCCAACTCACGGGCAGGCTCCGGTGCCGCCTTCCTACGCCGATTTCACGGGAAAGCGAGGCCGCTTCCTTGGGGGGCACCCCTAAGGGGAGATGCCTGTCACTTCAATTAGACTTACATTTATGTGAATTTTATGCGACACCCCCTTGCCATGGTGGTAGACGATCATATGATTCACCACATATGGTAAGTGCCTTCTGGGGGCTATCGCATGCTGACGATCTACGCCGCCACCTCCTCCGCACAAGTGAAAAAATATTTCGACGTTGCGGATTACTACACCGAGGGACAAGAGACGATTGGCCTCTGGGGTGGTGATCTGGCCAAGCGGTTGGGGCTGTCGGGCGTCGTCGATAAGGCCAGCTTCGAGCGATTGTGCGACAACCTGCACCCGTTCACCGGGGAATCCTTCACGCCGCGAACCAACGTCTTCCGCCGGGTGGGCTACGACATGGTGTTTTCCGGGCCGAAGAGCTTCAGCATCGTGCAGGCACTGGCCGACCCGGAAGAGCAGCGGAACCTTCGGCTGATGTTCAGCGATTCCGTCGATGAAACCATGCTCGAGGTCGAAAGCGACATGCAGACGCGGGTGCGGCAGGATGGAGCCGTCCACGACCGGCAGACGGGAAACATGCTCTGGGCGTATTTCGACCATTCGACTTCCCGCCCGGTGGGCAGGAGCGGGGCGGCCAACGACAATTCGCCATTCGGTGCCGCCAACGACAACGTGCCGCCCGACATGCAATGGCATAGACACGTCTTCTGCTTCAACGCAACGGAAGATTTGGAGGAAGGCCGGGTCAAGGCCGGGCAATTCGCCTACATCAAACGCGACGGCGAATATTACGCCGCCGCCTTCTACGCCCGGCTTGCCCACAAGCTGGAGTCAGCGGGATACGCGATAGATCGCAAGGGCGGGAAGGAATGGGAAATCGTCGGCGTGCCTCAGGCGACGATTTCCACCTTCAGCAAACGCACAGGGCAAGTGGAGCAGCTGGCCGAGGAGCTGGGCATCACCGACGATGCCCGCAAATCCCAGCTGGGGGCGACGACGCGGGCGGGCAAGCAGAAGGAGCTGACGCAAGACCAGCTGCGGAAAGCGTGGGATGACCAGCTGAGCGACGGTGAACGCAATGCTCTGGCACGCGTGCACGGGAAAGAGATGCCGGGCAGCCGCGTGGTCACCGCCGCCGAGGCGGTGGAATTCGCCATTGCCCACCTCAGCGAGCAGCTTTCGGCCTTCCCTGAGCGTGAGCTGAAGCGGGTTGCCCTGCTGCACGGGCTGGGGCATGTGCTGCCCGAGCAGATCGCCGCCGAGCTGCCCCGGCACGGCGTCATCACCCAGAACATCGACGGGCGGCTGATGGCCACCACCGAAGCCTTGCAGGCTGAGGAGCGGTATATCGTGCGGCAGGCGGCACGCGGACGCGGCAACGCCTGCCCTGTCGGCGTCGATGCCGGGCTTGCCCGCACGCTGGAAGGTGGCACCACGCTGACCGATGAGCAGTGGCAGGTGACGCGTGGGTTGCTGGAATCGGCCAACCGCGTCGAGGAGCTGGTGGGGCCAGCCGGTGCGGGCAAATCCTATTCGCTCGCTAAATTCGAGGAAGGGCTGAGCCGTGCCGGGCAGCACGGCACGTATCTCGCCACCACCGCCAAAGCGGCCAAGGTGCTGATTGACGATGGCTTCGAGGCGAAGACGGTTGCCCATTTCCTGCTTGACGCAAGGATGCAGGAAGCCGCCCGTGGCGGCCGCGTCGTCATCGATGAATCGTCGATGCTCGGGCATAAAGACGCGGTCAAGCTCTTCCAGATCGCCGAAAAATTCGACCTCAAGCTCATTTTTGTCGGGGACGGTTTGCAACACGGTGCTGTTCCAAGAGGGGCGTTCATGCGGCTGCTGGAGCAGCATGCCGGAATCACGCCGCATCGCCTCACCGGCATCATGCGGCAGCAGGATACGGGCTACCTGCAGGCGGTGCAGTCGCTGAGCGAAGGCAGGACGGTCGATGGCTTCGACGCGTTGGACAAAAAGCAGTGGGTGCAGGAAATCGGCGACGCAGCGGAACGCTGCGACGCCATCGCCGCCGAATATGTGCAGGCGGCCAAAGACCACGCCTCGGTGCTGGTGGTAAGCCCGACCCACGCCGAGGCGTTGGCGGTGACGCAGGCCATCCGCTCCCAGCTGAAAGATGCCGGGCTGCTGAGCAGCGAGGAGAAGGAATTTAGGCGGTTGGTGCAGGTCAACGCCAGCGAAGCGGAGCGTGGCCAAGCCAGCACGTACCGGGCGGGCGATGTCCTCCTGTTCCACCAAAACGCCAAGGGCGGTTATGTCAAAGGCCAGCGTCTGGCGGTCACCGACCCCAACGCCGTGCCGCTTGGCCAAGCGGGGCGGTTTTCACTCTACCGGCCGCAAAGCGTGATGCTCGCCGAAGGCGACCGCATCCGCTTCACCGGCACGGTGGCACCCCTGAAAAAGGGTGCGAAGGCGTTCAAAAACGGCGACGCCGCCAGCATCGCCGGATTTACGCCCAAAGGCGATATCCGCCTCGATGACGGGCAAGTAATCGCCGCCGATGCCGGGTTATTCCGAAGCGGTTTCGTCGAAACCAGCTTCGGTTCACAGGGGCAGACCGTGCAGCGGGTGATTCTGGCCATGGCGGCGGAATCGCTGCCCGCGGTCAACCAAGAGCAGATGTACGTCTCGGCCAGCCGGGGTAAGGAGAAATTATCCTTATATACCGATTCCAAAGAAGCGGTGCGGCAGGCCATCCAGAAATCGAGCCAGAAGCTGGCGGCACTGGATATCGAGCGGCAGGCGCCGCCGGACGCCCGGCCGCGTGACTGGCGGCAGGATGACGACGAACGCAGGCGGCTGGCATTCCGCACGCAGCGGCAACCGGTGATTGAGCCGCCGCGTGAGCGGGAAGAAAGGCGGGTGGCGTATGGACGGTGACGTGCTCTCGAAATTCAAAGTTGCCCAGATCCGCCCGCGTACCTCGCCCGGCGATCTGGCGGAATCCTACACGCCATCCGCCTCGCCTGCGGCAT
This window of the Paludisphaera borealis genome carries:
- a CDS encoding CRISPR-associated protein Cas4, which encodes MTSLPFWLLGTAAAALLLGMLLMLLGRNMRRRRGLSGGKTVSLDRVTLTSRRLRLTGRPDRMVQTDGTLIPEEWKSARKPSPSHVAQLGVYFLLIEDQLRVRPPHGFIVTGDGNRHLIENTAEMRGWVMELAGQLRAARANPGVPIQVNPFPGQCRRCGQRENCGQARL
- the mobF gene encoding MobF family relaxase, with the protein product MLTIYAATSSAQVKKYFDVADYYTEGQETIGLWGGDLAKRLGLSGVVDKASFERLCDNLHPFTGESFTPRTNVFRRVGYDMVFSGPKSFSIVQALADPEEQRNLRLMFSDSVDETMLEVESDMQTRVRQDGAVHDRQTGNMLWAYFDHSTSRPVGRSGAANDNSPFGAANDNVPPDMQWHRHVFCFNATEDLEEGRVKAGQFAYIKRDGEYYAAAFYARLAHKLESAGYAIDRKGGKEWEIVGVPQATISTFSKRTGQVEQLAEELGITDDARKSQLGATTRAGKQKELTQDQLRKAWDDQLSDGERNALARVHGKEMPGSRVVTAAEAVEFAIAHLSEQLSAFPERELKRVALLHGLGHVLPEQIAAELPRHGVITQNIDGRLMATTEALQAEERYIVRQAARGRGNACPVGVDAGLARTLEGGTTLTDEQWQVTRGLLESANRVEELVGPAGAGKSYSLAKFEEGLSRAGQHGTYLATTAKAAKVLIDDGFEAKTVAHFLLDARMQEAARGGRVVIDESSMLGHKDAVKLFQIAEKFDLKLIFVGDGLQHGAVPRGAFMRLLEQHAGITPHRLTGIMRQQDTGYLQAVQSLSEGRTVDGFDALDKKQWVQEIGDAAERCDAIAAEYVQAAKDHASVLVVSPTHAEALAVTQAIRSQLKDAGLLSSEEKEFRRLVQVNASEAERGQASTYRAGDVLLFHQNAKGGYVKGQRLAVTDPNAVPLGQAGRFSLYRPQSVMLAEGDRIRFTGTVAPLKKGAKAFKNGDAASIAGFTPKGDIRLDDGQVIAADAGLFRSGFVETSFGSQGQTVQRVILAMAAESLPAVNQEQMYVSASRGKEKLSLYTDSKEAVRQAIQKSSQKLAALDIERQAPPDARPRDWRQDDDERRRLAFRTQRQPVIEPPREREERRVAYGR
- a CDS encoding class I SAM-dependent DNA methyltransferase codes for the protein MTAAADPIRQFVDYAKTLSGDEKGEAQVFCDRLFKAFGHAGYKEAGATLEYRVKGAGKSTRFADLLWRPRLLIEMKKRGEKLQRHYSQAFEYWLDLVPHRPKYVVLCNFDEFWIYDFDLQLNDPVDRVAIADLPHRSTAFNFLYPIEKKPQFGNNRVDVTRAAADKVAAVFNSLVGRGEDREQAQRFALQCVVAMFSEDAELLPRGLFSELLADCKGGESTYDLVGGLFRQMNSEHPARGGRFKNVRYFNGGVFQTINPIELTPEEIDLLLDASAENWSKVQPPIFGTLFQSSMGKVKRHAFGAHFTSEADIQKVVLPTIVRPWRERIEAADSLKDLRNLLAELRRFHILDPACGSGNFLYVAYRELKRLELTLMAKVHAKFGRRSREAVGTSSMVSTKQLFGIEKDEFGVELAKVTLMLAKELAIDDSRAWIDTEQLDLPIEFDEALPLDNLDANIICADALFASWPKAQAIIGNPPYQSKNKMQQEYGPAYLNRLRKRYPDVPGRADYCVYWFRRSHDELPPGGHAGLVGTNTIRQNYSREGGLDYIVAHGGTITEAVSTQVWSGDAVVHVSIANWVKGEQPGKKKIFTQAGDLRESPWEVFEVERIGPALSVSLDVTEAQRLRVNIESGACYQGQTHGHEGFLLTIEEASAMIKCGKADVGVLFPYLTGDDLLSHNPPAPQRFVIDFQPRNMLAASRYDTLFSRLKSSVLPTRQQAAAKETARNEEAAKENPKAKLNQHHQNFLNRWWLLSYPRPELTAKIASMPRYIACARVTKRPIFQFVSKSIRPSDALQVFTLADDYSYGILQSGIHWAWFMARCSTLKGDFRYTSDTVFDSFPWPQSPTLQQAKDVAKASLSLRQFHRQAMAENEWSLRELYRTLDLPGHNPLKTAQDKLDTAVRAAYGMKARDAVLSFLLALNADLAGKEASMQPVIGPGLPPVVKQAAPFITDDCIGQE